The following coding sequences lie in one Kamptonema formosum PCC 6407 genomic window:
- a CDS encoding prohibitin family protein: protein MKITQTAFPYNLAVYIIGGVVIAIGALLFKPFTIVNAGERGVVMRFGKVQEQILDEGIHPVMPIVTSVKTLSVRVQKTDLKAEAASKDLQRITADLAINWNIDPTKANQVYQQVGSEEQIVDGILNPAVSEVLKAATAKKTALEIITKRTELKAEIDNSLRNRLAPYGVLVKDVSLVNFGFSPEFSKAIESKQIAEQEAKQAEFLALKATQEAQAQINRAKGQAEAQRLQRMTLTPELLQQQAIEKWNGQFPTVMGGNGALPFVNITVPDSQTAKK from the coding sequence ATGAAAATCACCCAAACAGCTTTTCCTTACAACCTTGCCGTATACATCATCGGCGGCGTTGTCATCGCGATCGGAGCCCTGCTTTTTAAACCCTTTACCATTGTTAATGCTGGCGAACGAGGCGTAGTCATGCGCTTCGGCAAAGTTCAGGAGCAAATATTAGATGAAGGCATTCACCCAGTTATGCCAATAGTCACATCTGTTAAAACTCTCAGCGTTCGCGTACAAAAGACTGATTTGAAGGCAGAAGCAGCATCTAAAGATTTGCAAAGAATTACTGCCGATCTAGCAATAAACTGGAATATAGACCCCACTAAGGCGAATCAAGTTTACCAGCAGGTAGGAAGCGAAGAACAAATTGTGGATGGAATTTTGAATCCGGCAGTTTCCGAAGTCCTAAAAGCTGCCACTGCCAAAAAAACAGCGTTGGAAATTATCACTAAACGCACAGAATTAAAAGCCGAAATTGACAATAGTCTCAGGAACCGTTTAGCACCTTATGGAGTGCTAGTGAAAGATGTTTCTCTGGTAAATTTCGGCTTTTCACCGGAGTTTAGCAAAGCGATAGAATCTAAGCAAATAGCTGAACAGGAAGCTAAACAAGCTGAATTTTTGGCATTGAAAGCAACGCAAGAAGCTCAAGCTCAAATTAACCGTGCTAAGGGTCAAGCAGAGGCCCAGCGTTTGCAGCGCATGACTTTAACTCCAGAACTTCTTCAACAGCAAGCAATTGAAAAATGGAATGGTCAGTTTCCAACTGTAATGGGAGGTAACGGAGCATTACCGTTTGTAAATATTACCGTACCTGATAGCCAAACTGCGAAAAAGTAA
- the nfi gene encoding deoxyribonuclease V (cleaves DNA at apurinic or apyrimidinic sites), producing MKISQRHEWPETVEEAIGIQQQLQSEVIAEDQLGTIRYVAGVDVAYEEKTAIAQAAVAVLTFPDLQLKEQVVVQVPVSFPYIAGFLSFREVPAVLAALENLTTTPDLILCDGQGLAHPRRFGLACHLGVLTQVPTIGVAKTRFIGEHEPVPSERGSWRPLCDRQEIIGAVLRTQNGVKPIYISIGHKVSLNKAIDCVMRCTLKYRLPETTRYADRLSSG from the coding sequence ATGAAGATTTCGCAACGACATGAATGGCCTGAGACTGTTGAGGAGGCGATCGGGATTCAGCAGCAACTCCAGTCGGAGGTAATCGCCGAAGACCAACTCGGAACGATCCGCTATGTCGCCGGCGTGGATGTGGCCTATGAAGAAAAAACGGCGATCGCACAGGCGGCTGTCGCAGTTTTGACATTTCCTGACTTACAATTAAAGGAACAGGTCGTTGTCCAAGTCCCTGTGAGTTTTCCCTACATTGCCGGTTTTTTATCCTTTCGGGAAGTACCCGCAGTGCTGGCAGCCCTAGAAAATCTCACCACTACCCCGGACTTAATTCTTTGTGATGGTCAAGGTTTAGCTCATCCCCGGAGGTTTGGTCTCGCCTGTCATTTGGGAGTATTGACACAAGTTCCTACTATAGGTGTTGCTAAAACTCGTTTTATCGGAGAGCATGAACCAGTACCCTCCGAACGTGGTAGTTGGCGGCCCTTGTGCGATCGCCAGGAAATTATTGGTGCTGTACTCAGAACCCAAAACGGAGTAAAACCGATTTATATTTCCATCGGCCACAAGGTAAGCTTAAATAAAGCTATTGACTGCGTGATGCGTTGTACTCTAAAGTATCGTCTACCTGAGACAACACGGTATGCCGATCGACTCTCATCAGGTTAA